One Streptomyces coeruleorubidus DNA segment encodes these proteins:
- a CDS encoding ParA family protein, giving the protein MPARDQGPAGFAAVGSVAVRTFAAHQSQQATHTAHQKMDGHHVNAMAGDGSGAPHNHFADYDELPEGHFYDPDAEYEPDPEYAATLAPDAARQRRERIGPTGRPLPYFPIPGPLTDHGPAKIIAMCNQKGGVGKTTSTINLGAALAEYGRRVLLVDFDPQGALSVGLGVNPMELDLTVYNLLMERGMAADEVLLKTAVPNMDLLPSNIDLSAAEVQLVSEVARESTLQRALKPLLDDYDFIVIDCQPSLGLLTVNALTAAHKVIVPLECEFFALRGVALLTETIEKVQERLNPELELDGILATMYDSRTVHSREVLARVVEAFDDHVYHTVIGRTVRFPETTVAGEPITTYASNSVGAAAYRQLAREVLARCHAE; this is encoded by the coding sequence ATGCCTGCACGGGACCAGGGGCCCGCGGGGTTCGCGGCTGTCGGCTCCGTCGCCGTGCGCACCTTCGCAGCCCACCAGAGTCAGCAGGCGACTCACACAGCACACCAGAAGATGGATGGCCATCACGTGAACGCCATGGCCGGCGACGGAAGTGGCGCGCCCCACAACCACTTCGCCGACTACGACGAACTGCCCGAGGGGCACTTCTACGACCCCGACGCGGAGTACGAGCCCGATCCCGAGTACGCGGCCACTCTCGCGCCCGACGCGGCCAGACAGCGCCGGGAGCGCATCGGCCCGACCGGGCGCCCGCTGCCGTACTTCCCGATCCCGGGCCCGCTGACCGACCACGGACCCGCGAAGATCATCGCGATGTGCAACCAGAAGGGCGGCGTCGGCAAGACGACGTCGACCATCAACCTGGGTGCCGCGCTCGCGGAGTACGGACGCCGGGTCCTGCTCGTGGACTTCGACCCGCAGGGCGCGCTGTCGGTCGGACTCGGCGTCAACCCCATGGAACTCGACCTCACCGTCTACAACCTGCTCATGGAGCGGGGGATGGCGGCCGACGAGGTGCTGCTGAAGACGGCGGTCCCCAACATGGACCTGCTGCCCAGCAACATCGACCTGTCGGCGGCCGAGGTCCAGCTGGTCTCCGAGGTCGCCCGCGAGTCGACCCTGCAACGCGCCCTGAAGCCGCTGCTGGACGACTACGACTTCATCGTCATCGACTGCCAGCCCTCGCTCGGCCTGCTCACGGTGAACGCCCTGACGGCCGCGCACAAGGTGATCGTGCCGCTGGAGTGCGAGTTCTTCGCGCTGCGCGGTGTGGCCCTGCTGACCGAGACCATCGAGAAGGTCCAGGAGCGGCTCAACCCCGAGCTGGAACTCGACGGGATCCTCGCCACGATGTACGACTCGCGCACGGTGCACAGCCGTGAGGTGCTCGCGCGTGTCGTCGAGGCGTTCGACGACCACGTCTACCACACGGTCATCGGGCGCACGGTCCGCTTCCCGGAGACCACGGTCGCCGGTGAACCGATCACCACGTACGCCTCCAACTCCGTCGGTGCCGCCGCCTACCGCCAGCTCGCCAGGGAGGTGCTCGCCCGGTGTCACGCCGAGTGA
- the ald gene encoding alanine dehydrogenase codes for MIDVKVGIPREVKNNEFRVAITPAGVHELVRHGHQVVIERGAGVGSSITDEEYVAAGARILDTADEVWVGADLLLKVKEPIAEEYHRLRKDQTLFTYLHLAASKECTDALLESGTTAIAYETVELPGRALPLLAPMSEVAGRLAPQVGAYHLMRANGGRGVLPGGVPGVPAGRAVVIGGGVSGWQAAQIAIGLGFHVTLLDKDVNKLREADKIFGTKIQTVVSNALELEKACLEADLVIGAVLVPGAKAPKLVTNELVSRMKPGSVLVDIAIDQGGCFEDSRPTTHAEPTFQVHDSVFYCVANMPGAVPNTSTYALTNATLPYIVELADHGWAEALRRDPALAKGLNAHDGKVVYKEVAEAHDVEHVELSSLLG; via the coding sequence GTGATCGACGTGAAGGTCGGCATCCCCCGCGAGGTCAAGAACAACGAGTTCCGGGTGGCCATCACCCCCGCCGGCGTGCACGAGCTGGTGCGTCATGGCCACCAGGTCGTCATCGAGCGCGGCGCCGGTGTCGGCTCCTCGATCACGGACGAGGAGTACGTCGCCGCCGGTGCGCGGATCCTGGACACCGCCGACGAGGTGTGGGTCGGCGCCGACCTGCTGCTGAAGGTCAAGGAGCCCATCGCCGAGGAGTACCACCGCCTGCGCAAGGACCAGACGCTCTTCACCTACCTGCACCTGGCCGCCTCCAAGGAGTGCACGGACGCCCTGCTGGAGTCCGGCACCACGGCGATCGCCTACGAGACGGTCGAGCTGCCCGGCCGCGCGCTGCCGCTGCTCGCCCCGATGTCCGAGGTCGCGGGCCGGCTGGCCCCGCAGGTCGGCGCCTACCACCTGATGCGCGCCAACGGCGGCCGCGGCGTGCTGCCCGGCGGCGTCCCCGGCGTGCCGGCCGGCCGGGCCGTCGTCATCGGCGGCGGCGTCTCCGGCTGGCAGGCGGCGCAGATCGCCATCGGCCTGGGCTTCCACGTGACCCTGCTCGACAAGGACGTCAACAAGCTCCGCGAGGCGGACAAGATCTTCGGCACGAAGATCCAGACCGTCGTCTCCAACGCCCTGGAGCTGGAGAAGGCCTGCCTGGAGGCCGACCTCGTCATCGGCGCGGTGCTGGTCCCCGGCGCCAAGGCCCCCAAGCTGGTCACCAACGAGCTCGTCTCGCGGATGAAGCCCGGAAGTGTCCTTGTCGACATCGCGATCGACCAAGGCGGCTGCTTCGAGGACTCCCGTCCGACCACCCACGCCGAGCCGACCTTCCAGGTCCACGACTCGGTCTTCTACTGCGTCGCCAACATGCCAGGCGCGGTGCCGAACACCTCCACCTACGCGCTGACCAACGCCACGCTGCCCTACATCGTGGAGCTCGCCGACCACGGCTGGGCGGAGGCCCTGCGCCGCGACCCGGCACTGGCCAAGGGTCTCAACGCCCATGACGGCAAGGTCGTTTACAAGGAGGTCGCCGAGGCGCACGACGTGGAGCACGTGGAGCTGTCCTCGCTGCTCGGCTGA